GAACGGCGCGGCCGGCCAGGCGGTGGCCGCCAGGGTTTCCAACTCGATGGCGGCCTGGCCTTCGTAGGTGATGCTTTCCCGCACGCCCAGCAGCGCGGCCACGGCGTCGAACAGGCGACCACAACTGGAGGTCAGGGGCGTGTTGATCTTCCGTTGAACCTGCCGGGACAGGGTGTGACGCAGCAGGGGGGCCACCCCCTCAAGCAGGGGGAGGGTAGGCGGTTCGCTATAGAGCAACCCCAGCAGCCCTAAGGCGATGCGGAGGGGCTGGCGGATGGCCGCTTCGCCGCCGGGAAGAGGGAACACCTGCCAGCGGCCCACCCGATGATACCGGCGCAGCGAAGCCACCAGGATTTCGCCCCCCCAGATGGTGCCGTCGGGGCCGTAGCCGGTGCCGTCCAGCGCCACGCCGATCGCCGGGCCGGTGACCCCGTTTTCGGCCAGGCAGGCGGCGATATGGGCATGGTGGTGTTGCACGGGTACGGGCCGCGCGCCGGGGGCCAGGTCCTGCAACGCCTCCAGGGCAGTCACGGTGAAGTCGGGATGCATGTCGTGGGCGATCAGGCCGGGTGTGATGCCGAAAAGTTCCTGATACCGGGCCACGCTTTCCGTGAAAAAGGCCCAGGTCTCGGCCAGTTCCAACTCGCCGATGTGTTGGCTGAGGAAGGCCAGGTCCCGCGCCAGCAGGCAAAAGGTGTTTTTCATTTCGCCCCCCGTAGCCAGCACGGGTGTGGGGGCCTCCACGGGGACCTCGATGGGTTGCGGAGCGTATCCTCGGGAGCGGCGGATGGGCATGGGACCCAAGGCGGTGACGGCCCACACGCTATCGTCCACCCGGTTATAGATGGGGCGATTGTGCCAGAGAAAAGCGTCGGCCAGGCCGGCGAGGTTGGCCCGTGCTTCCTCGTTGGTGCGGGCGATGGGCTCGTCCCGGCGGTTGCCGCTGGTCATCACCAGGGGGCGTTGGACCTCGTGGAGGAGAAGATGGTGCAGCGGCGTGTAAGGGAGCATCACCCCCACCCGCCGTTGTCCGGGGGCCACCAGAGGCGAGAGGTCGTTTCCTGGTAAAGGCTCCAGCAGCACAATGGGCGCAGAAGGAGAGGTGAGAAGGGCTTCTTCGTCTGGGGTCAGGCGGCAATAGCCCCGTACCATCTCCAGGTCGTGCATCATAAGGGCCAGGGGTTTATGGGGCCGTGTCTTACGTTCCCGCAGCCTTTGCACGGCCTGGGTGTCTGTGGCGTCGCAGGCCAGGTGAAACCCGCCCAGGCCTTTGACGGCCACGATGCGCCCTTCCCGCAGCCAACGGGCCGCGGTGGTCAGGGCTTTGTCCGAGCCGCGAACAGTGAGCCTCCGGTCGGCGGTCTCAAACCACAGATGTGGGCCGCAGGTCGGGCAGGCGTTGGGTTGGGCGTGGAAACGGCGGTTCAGAGGGTCATCGTACTCCGCCTGGCAGGCGGGGCACATGGTGAAGGCGGCCATGGTGGTTTGAGGCCGGTCGTAGGGAAGGGCGCGGATGATGCTGAAACGCGGCCCGCAGTTGGTGCAGTTGATGAAGGGGTAGCGGTACCGCCGGTCGCTGGGGTCGAACAGTTCCCGCAGGCAATCCGGGCAGGTGGCCACATCGGGTGAAACCAGGGTGAAGCCCTCCTCCGCCTCGCTGTGCAGGATGCGAAAGTCGCCGTCCAGGCCGGATTCGGGGATGAGGGAGCGGGTGATTTGGCGGATTTGGGCCAGCGGTGGGGCCTCGGCCTGCAGGGCAAGCGCGAAGGCGTCGAGGGCTGCCTGGGGGCCGGCCACGGCAATGTCCACGCCGCGGGTGTGGTTGCGCACCCAGCCGCGCAGTCCGTACCGCCGGGCAAGACGGTAGACAAAGGGGCGAAAACCGACCCCCTGGACAATCCCGTCAACATGAAAGTGCTCGGCGGGCATGCCCGGAACCTTTCCTTGATGATAGGGAGAGCGCCTGGGCTGCGGTAATTTCGGGCGCAAGCCCTGCCCTTGGTGAGGATCAGGTTATACAGAACCCAGATAGGCGTCAATCTGCTCTTGCAGCCAGGCGAGCCACCGGTCGAAACCGTCCCCCGTTTTGGCTGAGACGGGGAAGAAAGCCAGACCGGGGTTGAGGGCCTCGACGCCCTGGCGAAAACGCGGCACATCGAAGTCGAAATAAGGTAGGAGGTCGGTTTTGTTGAGCAACAGGGCCTGAACGCCGCGATACATAGGCGGGTATTTGTAGGGCTTGTCGTCCCCCTCCGGAACCGAAGCGATGAGCACATTGAGGTGGACGCCCAGGGGAAAGTTGGCCGGGCAAATTAGGTTCCCCACATTTTCGATGATGAGCACATCGGTGTGGTCAAGGTCAATCTTGGGGAGGGCGTTTTGCACCATGACCGCGTCCAGGTGACAGGCCCCGCCTGTGTTGATCTGCACAGCCGGGATGCCCGTAGCGGCGATGCGGTCCGCGTCCAGGGTGGAGGCAATATCGCCGTCGATGCCGGCCAGTCGGTATTTTCCTTTGAGGGCTTCCACGGTCCGCAGGATCACCGAGGTTTTCCCTGCGCCTGGAGAGGCCATGAAATTGATCGCGAAGGTGTGGGTTTTGTCCAGCAAGGCGCGGTTGGTCTGGGCCAACTGATCGTTGGCCTTGAGAATGTTCTCGACAACGGGAACGCGCTGGCTCATGGTGGCCTCCTTGAGGAAAGGGCTGCCTCTATTCTACATCCATACTTTCCAGACGGAATTCGTCCCCCTGGATGAGTTGGACCCGGCTGCTGCCGCATTGCGGGCAGGCCAGGTGCTCCCCGTCGGGGGAGTAGGAATGCCCGCAAATCTGACAGCGGAACACAGCGGGCACCCGACGGAAGTGCAGTTTTGCCCCTTCGGCCATGGTGCCCTGGGTGAGAATGTCCCAGTAGAACTGGACGGCGTCGTCCACAATGGTGGACATCTGGCCGATGACCAGATGAAGGGCCAGGATGCGTTTGGCTCCGGCTTTCTTGGCGTGTTCCAGCGCAATGCGCAGCAGGTTTTGGACGAACGGCAGTTCGTGCATGGGTGGAGGTGCCTGGGAAGGCAGTTCATGCAGCGGCTAAGTCTGGTCGGGCAACAACGCCTCGGACCGCTCCTCGCCGGGACGGATGACCCGCACGGCGGCCCGCACCAGGCGATCGCGGATGGCCAGGCCCAATCCCTCGCCGCCGAAGTCCCGGGTCAGGATCAGATCCAGCCCGGCGGCGTCCAGTTCGCGCAGGGCGCTGTACAGTCGCTGCGCCATGGCGGTGTAGTCGCCCTCGGCGCCCAGGCTTTCCATGGTCACGGCGGCGTTGCTCCAGTATTCGCGGTCCTTGTCGCTGACCAGCACGCCCACTTTGCGACCGGCGGTCAGCCAGCGGCGGCTGATCCCGTCCATGGCGTGCAGAGCCCACATTCGCGAGCCTAAAAAGAGCCACAGGGGGGTGTTGGGGGCGTAATGGCGGGGCAACATGCCCGGAGAGGGGGCAGGCCCCGGTGCGGTTACCCCGTCTGCCAAACCCACTTCCCCGATATGGGCCTCCAAGGTCTCTTTGGGGAGGCCGCCGGGACGCAGGATCACCGGTGGCCTTTGGGTGAGGTCCAGCACGGTGGATTCGACCCCCACGGGAGTGGGACCGGCGTCCAGGATGAGGTCGATCTGGCCACCGAGGTCATCCAGCACATGTTGGGCCGTGGTGGGGCTGGTGTGGCCGAAGCGGTTGGCGCTGGGGGCGGCGATGGGCACGCTGGCCGCGCGAATCAGCGCCAGGGCCACCGGGTGGGCGGGGCAACGCACGGCCACGGTGGGGCGCCCTGAGGTGACCTCATCGGGGATGGCGGATGCCTTGGGGAGCACCAAGGTCAGCGGGCCGGGCCAGAAGGTGCGTGTCAACTGCTCGGCCAACGAGGAGACTTCGCGGGCGACCTGTTGGAGGTCTTCTGCTGTGGCGACATGCACGATGAGCGGATCGTGACTGGGGCGTCCTTTGGCGGCAAAGATGCGCTGCACCGCCCGCGCGTCCAGCGCATTGGCCCCCAGGCCGTAAACAGTCTCGGTGGGGAAGGCGACCAGCCCGCCGCGGCGGAGGATTTCGGCGGCCTGGGCGATGCGCTGGGGATCGGGCCGCTCGGGATGCACTTGCCAAATACGGGTTGTCAGGCGTTTCACAAGGCCTCCTTTCCAGAATATCTTATCACAGCCTGCAAAAGAGGGGATGACCACCGACCCGTAGACAGGGCAACTTGGCTCTGCGCTGCCGGAGGCGGCCGCCCGCCTTGCCACCAGGCCTGCGGCAGATGCTGCCTTGGACCCCTTGCTGGCTGCGCTGGGAACGGCGCCCTTGCGCTCCTTTTGACACTTCCCGCTTGCTCCTTTATCATAAGTAGGACTGACGCAGTTCGAGTAAAATGAAAGGTATTGAACGCACCTAAGGTGGATGAATTGGACCATATACAGTTTCTCATGGCCGCCCGGAAGGTGTTGAGCACCACCGAAGCGGCGCGGATTCAAGCCGGGGCGCCCTATGCGCCGGCGCATGATGCCTACTACATCCCGCCCCCCGGGAGGAAGATGGATTTGAAAGGCTACGGCCGGGTGAAAGGATTCAAGACGGTGGCGAGGAATACCGGGCGACCGGCCGGTTGGACATAAGTGTCGTAGAGGCGGTGGCATATGCGCGGTGGGTGTGGCAGATGGAAGGGTGCCCCAAGGCTTGAAACCGTTCACCGGCATTGAACGAGGCCAATTCGGTGTGGAGAAGGCGCAGCGCAACCATATGGGTTTGGTCATTCGGGCTTGTCTCGCTCAGCCTACCATTACCCTCCCGGCGACTGCGTAACTCCTAATACGAAGGAGTGCGATGGTTGACCACAAGGACATCCACGGCTTGATCGTGTGGCTTCTCAAGGCCTTGGGCGCCTTGGGCCTGCCCGGGACCTCCCTGGCCGAGGAAGCAGTCAACGAGGCCGCCCAATACCTGGAGCAGCGCCGGGCCCACCGGGCCCTCCAGGATGCCCTGAACACGGCCGCGGACCGCCTGGCCCAGGAGGCCCAGCTATATGCCCAATGGGCCCCGGACATGCACGAGGCGTGGCAGCACCTGGCCCAGGCCCTCGCGCCCGGTCAACTCCCCTTGCGCGACTTGCCTTCCTTGCAAGAGGCCCTTCGCGCGGCCCTGGACCAGGCCGACCCTCACCCCCTCTTCCGGGCCGTGCTCTCTCACCTGCCCGCCTCCCTCCCTGAGGCGGTGCGGAAACAGGCGGGGAAGCGCTATCTGGAACTGGTGTGGGCCTACCTCTGGAAGCAGCCCTCGTGGCGGGAGGCCCTGCGGGACCTGGTGGTCCGGGAGATCCAGGACCGGCTGGAGGCCCTGGCCCGGGATCTGGACCGTCTGCCCGCGGCCACCGCCTTGGCGGTGATGGAGGCCCTGGAAGCCCAGGAGGAGCAGCGGGCCTGGGCCGCGCTCCACCCCGCGGTCCGGCCTCGGATCCGGGAAGGCCCCTTCACCTTGCACGAACTCAAGGCCCCGTACCGCTTGGTGCCCTACCAGGGCCGGGCCTTCCACCGGCTGCGGGACGAGCTGGTGGACTGGGCCCTGGACCTGGCGCAGGCCTCCGGCCGGGCCGGCCTGGCCTGGGT
This region of Anaerolineae bacterium genomic DNA includes:
- the hypF gene encoding carbamoyltransferase HypF; this translates as MPAEHFHVDGIVQGVGFRPFVYRLARRYGLRGWVRNHTRGVDIAVAGPQAALDAFALALQAEAPPLAQIRQITRSLIPESGLDGDFRILHSEAEEGFTLVSPDVATCPDCLRELFDPSDRRYRYPFINCTNCGPRFSIIRALPYDRPQTTMAAFTMCPACQAEYDDPLNRRFHAQPNACPTCGPHLWFETADRRLTVRGSDKALTTAARWLREGRIVAVKGLGGFHLACDATDTQAVQRLRERKTRPHKPLALMMHDLEMVRGYCRLTPDEEALLTSPSAPIVLLEPLPGNDLSPLVAPGQRRVGVMLPYTPLHHLLLHEVQRPLVMTSGNRRDEPIARTNEEARANLAGLADAFLWHNRPIYNRVDDSVWAVTALGPMPIRRSRGYAPQPIEVPVEAPTPVLATGGEMKNTFCLLARDLAFLSQHIGELELAETWAFFTESVARYQELFGITPGLIAHDMHPDFTVTALEALQDLAPGARPVPVQHHHAHIAACLAENGVTGPAIGVALDGTGYGPDGTIWGGEILVASLRRYHRVGRWQVFPLPGGEAAIRQPLRIALGLLGLLYSEPPTLPLLEGVAPLLRHTLSRQVQRKINTPLTSSCGRLFDAVAALLGVRESITYEGQAAIELETLAATAWPAAPF
- a CDS encoding threonylcarbamoyl-AMP synthase, which codes for MHPERPDPQRIAQAAEILRRGGLVAFPTETVYGLGANALDARAVQRIFAAKGRPSHDPLIVHVATAEDLQQVAREVSSLAEQLTRTFWPGPLTLVLPKASAIPDEVTSGRPTVAVRCPAHPVALALIRAASVPIAAPSANRFGHTSPTTAQHVLDDLGGQIDLILDAGPTPVGVESTVLDLTQRPPVILRPGGLPKETLEAHIGEVGLADGVTAPGPAPSPGMLPRHYAPNTPLWLFLGSRMWALHAMDGISRRWLTAGRKVGVLVSDKDREYWSNAAVTMESLGAEGDYTAMAQRLYSALRELDAAGLDLILTRDFGGEGLGLAIRDRLVRAAVRVIRPGEERSEALLPDQT
- the hypA gene encoding hydrogenase maturation nickel metallochaperone HypA, with the translated sequence MHELPFVQNLLRIALEHAKKAGAKRILALHLVIGQMSTIVDDAVQFYWDILTQGTMAEGAKLHFRRVPAVFRCQICGHSYSPDGEHLACPQCGSSRVQLIQGDEFRLESMDVE
- the hypB gene encoding hydrogenase nickel incorporation protein HypB — encoded protein: MSQRVPVVENILKANDQLAQTNRALLDKTHTFAINFMASPGAGKTSVILRTVEALKGKYRLAGIDGDIASTLDADRIAATGIPAVQINTGGACHLDAVMVQNALPKIDLDHTDVLIIENVGNLICPANFPLGVHLNVLIASVPEGDDKPYKYPPMYRGVQALLLNKTDLLPYFDFDVPRFRQGVEALNPGLAFFPVSAKTGDGFDRWLAWLQEQIDAYLGSV